The Desulfovibrio sp. G11 region TAAGGCGTTAAAGCTCATGGCCAGGCAACTGCACATGATGCGCGGGGCCATTACCCTCATCTCGCCGCATACTGGCGAGATACGAACAGAGGCGGGCTACGGCCTGAAACCTGCTGAACTACGGCGCGGCCGTTACGTGCGCGGTGAAGGCATCACGGGCAGAGTTATTGAAAGCGGCCGCCCCATGTACATCTCCAATGTATCTGAAGAACCGCTGTTTCTTAACCGTACCCGTTCACGCGATTTGAGCAAGGAAGGCATTTCCTTTATATGTGTGCCCATTCGTCTCAATGATCAGGTTGTGGGCGCGCTTTCTGTGGATCATCTGTTAGTGGATGAAGCTACCCTTGAAGATGAAATGCGCCTTCTGACCATAGTATCCACGCTTCTTGGGCATGCCGCGCTGGAAACTCAGGGGCGCATGGACGAAGAAACGTCCTCCCCCCTGCGCCCCAGAGGGTTTGTAGGCAATTCCGAGGGGATGCAAAAAGTCTATGCCCAGATAGCCCAGGTGGCTCCCTCAGTAACAACGGTATTTCTTCAGGGTGAGTCGGGTACGGGTAAAGAGCTTGCCGCCCGTGCCATTCACTCAGGCAGCGCCCGTGCCGGTAAGCCATTTATTTCTCTCAATTGTGCGGCCTTGCCGGAAAATCTGATAGAGAGCGAACTGTTTGGTCATGAGCGCGGGGCTTTTACCGGGGCCAGCGCCACGCGCAAGGGACGGTTTGAACTGGCCCACGGCGGCACACTGTTTCTTGATGAAGTGGGCGAGCTGTCTCTCATGACCCAGGCCAAGCTTTTGCGTGTCTTGCAGGAGCGTGCCTTTGAGCGCCTGGGCGGAATGGAAACCCATTATGTGGACGTACGTTTTATCACTGCCACCAACAGGAATCTTGAACACATGGTTGCCAAGGAAAGCTTCCGGCGCGACCTTTTTTACCGGTTGAACGTGTTTCCCATCTATCTGCCTCCGCTGCGGGGGCGGCCTGAAGATATACTTCCGCTTGCCAACCATTTTATCAGAAAATTTGCTCAGGCCAATGGACGGGAAAACGTACGTCTTTCTTTGTCTGTGATGGATATGCTGCAACGTTACGCATGGCCGGGCAACATTCGCGAACTGGAAAATGTCATGGAAAGGGCGGTACTGCTTTTGGGCCGTGAAGGCCTTGTTTTGCCGCAACACCTGCCCCCGGCTTTGCATGGAGCACACTGCGCCGGTATAAGCGGAGAGAGCGCCTGTGCAGCGCGCCCAGGATTTTCCGGCAGCCTGCAGGATCAGCTGGATGAGCTTGAACGGGCTTCCATAGTCGAAGCTCTGGAATTCAGCCAGGGCCAAATGGGCAAGGCCGCTGCGAGCCTTGGCCTGACAGAGCGTATCATGGCGTTACGCATGAAAAAATATGAGATCAATTATAAGGAATTCCGTCCCAGGCATAACCGTTCATAGCCTGTTGCAGCCCCGTCATTACTTTTGGGGCGGTTTTGCTGCTGCAGATCAAAAAAATACCCCGATCCACGGCTCTGTTCAAAGAGCAAGAGTTGTCTCAGAGCAGAGGGGCGTAATGTATCTCTCTGCCGCCTTTGACCTTCATTTGTATGCGCACTGGAGCATGTACGTCTGGGAAGGGCAGCTGATGTGCCTGCATGTTTTTTGGCCTGCTTTTGCCATATATTACGTGTTGATTACCTGCATTGGTACGTTACGCTGTTTCCCGCGTGATTGAGATGCCATCAAGAGCATAAAACTACACTTATGTTGTTTTATGCTCTTATTATTTTTCCGGCTCATTTTGTTAAAAATTCTTTAATTAAGATGAATTGTCACATTTTTCAGGGATGGGAACACAGATCATTCATAAAAAGCCACCAAAATGTATAAAAATATAATATGCTAATATAATTTTACTTTATTGATTTGTGGTCAAGAAAGCTTTTTCCCCTGTCAATAACCCTGATCTTTCCTACATAAATGTAAAAAATAATCAATCATGCACGCCAAGAAATGGAAGTTATCGTCTTTGCTTCATGTAAATACTAATTAATATAAACAAGTTATACGTGATCAAAAAGCAACGCCCGTCTTGGCACAGATAGTGCTTTTATGGAGGTAGGCAACGATATTGTATCGTCGCTGCGGATCCGGCGCCGGTCCGCTGAAGAGATTCAGCAACACGCACACCTTGTGCGTAATGATCAAGGACGCCCTATGAATGCCCCTGATACTGCCTTTGTCATTATCTGCGCCACCATGGTCATGCTCATGATTCCGGCTTTGGCCCTGTTTTATGGTGGCCTGGTCCGCGCCCGCAATGTTCTTTCCACCCATATGTATAGCTACGCCTGCCTTGGGCTTGTTTCCGTCCTTTGGGCGCTTGTGGGCTACACACTGGCCTTTGGCGACGATATGGGCGGACTTGTGGGCAATTTCAGATTTGCTCTGCTTGACGGGGTGAACGGCAATCCCGCCCCTATGGCGCCGCAGCTGCCGCATACGGTTTTTATGGGCTTTCAATGTATGTTTGCCGTGCTCACGGTAGCCTTGATTTCAGGAGCGTACGCAGAACGTATGCGTTTTTCTGCCATGCTGCTTTTCTCTGCCTTGTGGCTGGTTCTTGTGTACGCTCCTATGGCTCACTGGGTGTGGGGCGGAGGCTGGATGGGCCGGATGGGCGCACTGGATTTTGCCGGTGGCGCTGTGGTGCACATGTCTTCGGGAGCCGCCGCGCTTGCCTGCGCCCAAGCCTTGGGTCCCAGGATTTCAACCGGCTCACGGCATGTTCCCCATAATCTGCCGCTGACGCTTCTCGGTGGCGGTATCCTCTGGTTCGGCTGGTTCGGCTTTAACGCCGGCAGCGCGCTGGCCGCAGGAACCCTTGCGGGGCAGGCGCTGGTGACAACGCATATGGCGGCGGCATGCGGCATTCTTGGCTGGATAATTGTTGAATGGAAGCATACGGGCAAGCCTACCAGCCTGGGAGCAATCTCCGGCGCTCTGGCAGGGCTTGTGGCCATTACCCCGGGCGCTGGTTTTGTGGATGTGCTGCCAGCCATGCTCATAGGCTTTATCGGCGGAATGGTCTGCTACGGCGGTGTATTGCTGAAGAGCCGGTTCGGTTATGACGATGCCCTTGACGTCGTGGGCATACACGGCCTCGGCGGAACCTGGGGCGCACTGGCTACAGGTTTGTTCGCCAGCGCGGCAGTCAATGGCGTGGACGGTCTTTTTTACGGAAATCCCGGCCAGGTCTGGATACAGCTTGCATCCATCGCAGGTACCTGGGCTTTTGTTTATGTTGCCACGCGCATCATTGTCCGTCTGGTGGGCGCAATGGTCGGATTGCGGGTTGCCCCCGAGGAAGAGTACAGCGGCCTTGACCTCGGCGAACACAATGAGCGCGGTTATAATCTGTAATCCGGGAGAGACTGTGTCATGAAGAAGCTCGAGATAATTATTCGTCCCGGTATGTTTGAAAAAGTCAGGGATGTGCTCTCAGAACTGGGCATACACGGATTGAACTACACAGAAATAAAAGGATTCGGGCGGCAACGCGGCCATACTGAAGTGTACCGCGGCGCTATAATGCAGGTGGACTGCTTGCCCAAGATAAAAATTGAAATGGTTTTGCATGACAACATGCTTGAACCGGCAGTGAACGCGGTGATGCTCACTGCACGCACAGGGCAGGTGGGAGACGGAAAGATTTTTATCAGCGCTGTGGAAGATGCCGTGCGCATCCGCACAGGTCAACGTGGTGATGCGGCCCTGTAGGCCGGAAATTTTAACGGCAAAGCTTCACGTATCCAGGTGATAAAGGAGAAAAGGCATGAGTTCCGTCCGCAAAAAAGCTTTATTCATGGCCATTAATACCGCCCCTGTAGTCCCCGTGCACAGCGACGGGGCCAGCTGCCGCGCGGAAGACAATTTTGGCCGTTATGTTTTCGGTCTCTCGACCATGCGAAAACGTCTGCCCAAGGATGTGTACAGCAAGCTCGCCAAAACAATTCGCGATGGCGAGCGCTTGAATCCGGACATTGCCGACGTGGTGGCCAATGCCATGAAGGATTGGGCCATAGAAAATGGGGCAACCCATTACACGCACTGGTTTCATCCGATGACGGGTCTTACGGCCGAAAAGCATGATGCCTTCCTGTCCCCGACGTCCGACGGGCAGGTCATCAGCGAGTTTTCAGGCAAAATGCTTATCAGCGGCGAACCAGACGCCTCGTCATTCCCTTCGGGCGGCATCCGCTCCACCTTTGAAGCTCGCGGCTATACCGCCTGGGATCCCAGTGTGCCGGTTTTTATTATTCCTGCACCTTATGGGGCGACACTGCACATCCCTACATATTTTTACTCGTATTCCGGCGAGGCTCTGGACCGCAAGATTCCGTTGCTGCGTTCCATCTCTGCCTTGTCCCGGCAGGCCATGCGCATACTTCGCCTTTTCGGCAACGAATCGGCGGCATACGTGCGCGCAATGGTAGGGCCGGAGCAGGAATATTTTCTTGTTGACAAAAACCTTGCGGCCTTGCGGCCCGACTTGCTGCTGACAGGACGCACTTTGCTGGGAGCACCGTCAGCCAAAGGGCAGGAGATGGAAGACCATTACTTTGGCGCCATTCCGGCCCGCGTAATGAGCTTTATGCAGGATGTGGAAAAAGAACTGCTCGCTTTGGGCATTCCTGCAAAAACAAGACACAATGAGGTAGCCCCGGGGCAGTTTGAGCTGGCTCCGGTTTACGAAGAGGCCAACATTGCCTGTGACCATAACATGCTCACAATGAACATGATGCGGCATATGGCCGCACGGCACGGCTTTATCTGCCTGCTGCATGAAAAACCCTTTGCCGGTG contains the following coding sequences:
- a CDS encoding sigma-54 interaction domain-containing protein; this encodes MNFTTDLTQALDKALKLMARQLHMMRGAITLISPHTGEIRTEAGYGLKPAELRRGRYVRGEGITGRVIESGRPMYISNVSEEPLFLNRTRSRDLSKEGISFICVPIRLNDQVVGALSVDHLLVDEATLEDEMRLLTIVSTLLGHAALETQGRMDEETSSPLRPRGFVGNSEGMQKVYAQIAQVAPSVTTVFLQGESGTGKELAARAIHSGSARAGKPFISLNCAALPENLIESELFGHERGAFTGASATRKGRFELAHGGTLFLDEVGELSLMTQAKLLRVLQERAFERLGGMETHYVDVRFITATNRNLEHMVAKESFRRDLFYRLNVFPIYLPPLRGRPEDILPLANHFIRKFAQANGRENVRLSLSVMDMLQRYAWPGNIRELENVMERAVLLLGREGLVLPQHLPPALHGAHCAGISGESACAARPGFSGSLQDQLDELERASIVEALEFSQGQMGKAAASLGLTERIMALRMKKYEINYKEFRPRHNRS
- a CDS encoding ammonium transporter, whose translation is MNAPDTAFVIICATMVMLMIPALALFYGGLVRARNVLSTHMYSYACLGLVSVLWALVGYTLAFGDDMGGLVGNFRFALLDGVNGNPAPMAPQLPHTVFMGFQCMFAVLTVALISGAYAERMRFSAMLLFSALWLVLVYAPMAHWVWGGGWMGRMGALDFAGGAVVHMSSGAAALACAQALGPRISTGSRHVPHNLPLTLLGGGILWFGWFGFNAGSALAAGTLAGQALVTTHMAAACGILGWIIVEWKHTGKPTSLGAISGALAGLVAITPGAGFVDVLPAMLIGFIGGMVCYGGVLLKSRFGYDDALDVVGIHGLGGTWGALATGLFASAAVNGVDGLFYGNPGQVWIQLASIAGTWAFVYVATRIIVRLVGAMVGLRVAPEEEYSGLDLGEHNERGYNL
- a CDS encoding P-II family nitrogen regulator, which translates into the protein MKKLEIIIRPGMFEKVRDVLSELGIHGLNYTEIKGFGRQRGHTEVYRGAIMQVDCLPKIKIEMVLHDNMLEPAVNAVMLTARTGQVGDGKIFISAVEDAVRIRTGQRGDAAL